GTCAAGCACGGAATGACAAAAAGGGCGGAGGTCCTGTGGCTAAAATTCTTTCTTCTTCAGCTTCTGGATTTCTATGATTACTACGGATTAACATAAAGAAAAATTTAAAAACGGCGAAGTCGCTTGTTTTGACAAACACTTTGTGTTTGCAAGCAATTCTGCGAAACAGAATTGCTTGACCTTTCTCACAGTATCTGACTCTTTTGCCAGTTTACCCGCTTGTTTTTTTATCCAGTTTGCGTTGTTTTTTCTCTTCTTTCTTTTTTTTCTTAGCTAATTCTTTCTGACGCTTTTTAAATTGATAATTTGGTTTTGCCAATTTTCCACCACCTTGTCGGTTATTTGTTGATAATGATAAAAAAAGGGCATCCCCTTAACATTGGAAGGGGATACCCATTTTACCCACAATCAGAAATTAGATCACAGTCACATTTACTGCAGCAGGACCTTTTTGACCTTGCTCGATGTCAAAGGTAACTTGATCACCTTCATTAAGAGACTTGAAACCAGATGTATTGATTCCTGAATGATGAACAAATACATCCGGACCATCTTTCTGCTCAATGAAGCCGAAGCCCTTACTAGAGTTAAACCATTTTACAGTTCCTTTACTCATTATAGCACCCTCCTTTTAAAAAAATTATCATAAGCCTCAAACTTCAGGATACCACTTTGATAAACGGAAATTCCTTTAGAACGAAACCAACCCGCCAATTAAGAACGGGTATTTACTGATTAGACAAATAATAACACTCTTTTTAAAATAATGCAAGTTAATTGTCGAGTTTTTTGATTAAATATTTTTTGCCCCTGGATTACTTGAATTAACCCCCCTATATTCCCCCCGCTCTTGGGCGAGGGGAAAGAAAAAGGGGGTCGTTAGGATATTACACAGGTCCAGATCTGTGGCAAAGAATATTTTTTGCCTCAAGATTACCTTTTCCTCTGTCATTCCCGTGAAAACGGGAATCCAGATTCCGTGTCAAGCACGGAATGACAAAAGGGCGGAGGGCCAGAGGCTGATATTTTTTTCTTCTTTTTAAATCCGTGAAATTCAAAAATGGGGTAAAGCAATATTATAACCTCAATAAATAACCGTTTTTCTTCAGCCAATCTTTGTGTTTTTTATAATCGGGCATTAACATTTTCACTTTATTCCAGAAGGATTTTGCGTGATTTCTCTCTTCAAGATGCACAAGCTCATGAACAACTACATAATCTATGACAGGTAAAGGTGCCATGATCAGACGCCACGGGAAATTCAAATTCCCTTTATGAGAACAAGAGCCCCATATTTTTTGTGCATTCGTGATACTAATTTTATTATACTTAAATCCCCTCTTTTGTGCATACCATTCAACCCTTTCCGAAATCTTTTCATAAGCTTTCTCTTTGTACCATCTCATAAAAACTTGTTCGGCGATTGGTAAATGTTCCCTTGAGAGATAAAATCCATTTTCAAATTGCAAGGCAGCTTCCTGTTTATCAACTATTATTAATTTGTAATATTTGCCGAGATAAAAAAATCCTTCACCGTTCACAAATTCCTTTTGTGAAAATTTCGGGTCCCTTTTCTGAATATCATTTTTCTTTTTCTCAATCCA
The window above is part of the Deltaproteobacteria bacterium genome. Proteins encoded here:
- a CDS encoding cold-shock protein, encoding MSKGTVKWFNSSKGFGFIEQKDGPDVFVHHSGINTSGFKSLNEGDQVTFDIEQGQKGPAAVNVTVI
- a CDS encoding M48 family metallopeptidase, encoding RKTITLQITNDAALIVRAPFNVDDETIKRVVLKHKDWIEKKKNDIQKRDPKFSQKEFVNGEGFFYLGKYYKLIIVDKQEAALQFENGFYLSREHLPIAEQVFMRWYKEKAYEKISERVEWYAQKRGFKYNKISITNAQKIWGSCSHKGNLNFPWRLIMAPLPVIDYVVVHELVHLEERNHAKSFWNKVKMLMPDYKKHKDWLKKNGYLLRL